The following proteins are encoded in a genomic region of Dialister hominis:
- the hemW gene encoding radical SAM family heme chaperone HemW codes for MTKPLGLYLHIPFCRSRCAYCDFYSISRTPDTRFSEALIREIEMKSAGFKDRVCDTIYFGGGTPSTLTGMQLSEIMEALYKNFHISDQAEITMEMNPCDMTEEYLANARRLGINRLSVGVQSHNDYLLKAIDRRHDSKAAEEAVKRAYRLGFHNISIDLMYELPGQTPLDFEKSLKWAVHLPINHLSVYSLIIENGTKFGQMAERGILKRPTEEESWEMYQMMCRILPHYGLERYEISSFARKGYRSRHNLKYWDLSHYLGLGPAACSRIGHARKENNPGVRLYEKEVLSGNLPPEEVENLSVKDEMEEYCFLHLRTREGIPLQDFEERYGFPIEHWFGREIAMLKERKLLKESLGHLFMTYHGAALGNFVFEQFIIDE; via the coding sequence ATGACTAAGCCGCTCGGGCTTTACCTGCACATTCCCTTTTGTAGGAGCCGGTGTGCCTATTGTGATTTCTATTCCATCAGCAGAACGCCGGATACAAGATTCTCTGAAGCTTTGATCCGTGAAATTGAAATGAAGAGTGCAGGCTTTAAGGACAGAGTCTGTGACACTATTTACTTTGGAGGCGGAACCCCGTCGACGCTGACCGGCATGCAGCTTTCGGAAATTATGGAAGCTCTTTACAAAAACTTCCATATTTCCGATCAGGCTGAAATTACGATGGAAATGAATCCCTGCGACATGACAGAAGAATACCTGGCAAATGCCCGCCGTCTGGGCATCAACAGGCTTTCTGTCGGTGTGCAGTCACATAATGATTACCTGCTGAAGGCTATAGACAGGAGGCATGATTCAAAGGCTGCTGAAGAAGCTGTGAAGCGCGCCTATCGTCTGGGCTTCCATAATATCAGCATCGATCTCATGTATGAACTTCCCGGGCAGACACCGCTTGACTTTGAAAAAAGTTTGAAATGGGCTGTCCATCTTCCGATCAATCATCTGTCTGTCTACAGTCTGATCATTGAAAACGGGACAAAGTTCGGTCAGATGGCTGAAAGAGGAATCCTCAAAAGGCCGACGGAAGAAGAGAGCTGGGAAATGTATCAGATGATGTGCCGCATTCTTCCTCACTACGGCCTTGAAAGATATGAGATTTCCAGTTTTGCAAGAAAAGGATACAGATCAAGACATAATCTGAAGTATTGGGATTTATCCCATTACCTGGGATTGGGACCCGCGGCATGTTCAAGGATCGGACATGCAAGGAAAGAAAACAACCCGGGCGTCAGATTATATGAGAAAGAAGTTCTGTCTGGGAATCTTCCGCCGGAAGAAGTGGAGAATCTTTCTGTCAAAGATGAAATGGAAGAATACTGCTTCCTGCATCTTCGTACAAGAGAGGGAATCCCGCTTCAGGATTTTGAGGAAAGGTATGGATTTCCGATTGAGCACTGGTTCGGCAGGGAAATTGCCATGCTGAAAGAGAGGAAGCTTCTGAAGGAATCTTTGGGACATCTTTTTATGACGTATCATGGTGCTGCTTTGGGAAATTTCGTATTTGAACAGTTCATTATCGATGAATAG
- the lepA gene encoding translation elongation factor 4, producing MDTKHIRNFSIIAHIDHGKSTLADRLIELTGTVQKRDMEAQILDTMELERERGITIKEQSVRLMYKYEDGETYELNLIDTPGHVDFNYEVSRSLSACEGAILIIDATQGVQAQTLANVYLALDHNLEIIPVINKVDLPSADVERVKKEVENIIGIDMSDAIPVSAKTGQNVEEVLKRIVEQVPPPEDHSNEPLRCLIFDSIFDSYKGAIAYVRVKDGEIRPGMNIRMMASGKVYTVTEVGYFSPFPKACDVLSCGSVGYVAASIKNVQDCEVGDTITTEENGAKESLPGYRKALPMVFCGLYPIESKDYDNLKVALEKLQLNDAALEYVPETSQALGFGFRCGFLGLLHMDVVEERLEREYNLKLITTAPSVIYHVHKTDGTMIPVDNPAELPPMTKIDFIEEPIAKVEILVPSDMIGNVMELVQNRRGVYQTMEYLDETRVDLHYKIPLSEIIFDFFDKLKSSTKGYASLDYQLCGYEKTDAVKLDILLNGELIDALSIIVHRSNAASRGRTLAQKLKEIIPRQQFEVPIQAAIGSKIVARETIKAYKKDVLAKCYGGDVSRKKKLLEKQKEGKKRMKQVGSVEIPQEAFMAVLKDD from the coding sequence ATGGATACAAAACACATTAGGAATTTCTCGATTATCGCTCATATTGACCACGGGAAGTCCACACTGGCAGACCGCTTGATCGAATTGACAGGGACTGTCCAAAAAAGAGATATGGAAGCCCAGATCCTTGATACCATGGAATTGGAGAGGGAAAGAGGCATCACAATCAAGGAGCAGTCTGTCCGTTTGATGTACAAGTATGAGGACGGGGAAACCTATGAACTGAACCTGATTGATACCCCAGGGCATGTAGACTTTAACTATGAGGTATCAAGAAGCCTTTCAGCCTGCGAAGGAGCGATCCTCATTATCGATGCAACGCAGGGCGTGCAAGCGCAGACTCTTGCCAATGTGTATCTGGCTCTTGATCATAACCTGGAAATTATTCCTGTCATCAATAAGGTGGATCTTCCCAGTGCAGACGTGGAACGCGTCAAGAAGGAAGTGGAAAATATCATCGGGATTGATATGTCTGATGCCATTCCGGTCAGCGCTAAAACAGGACAGAACGTGGAAGAAGTTCTCAAGCGCATTGTAGAACAAGTACCGCCGCCTGAAGATCATTCCAATGAACCTTTAAGATGTCTGATTTTCGATTCGATTTTTGATTCCTATAAAGGCGCCATCGCCTATGTGCGTGTCAAAGATGGAGAAATCCGTCCGGGCATGAATATCCGCATGATGGCTTCCGGAAAAGTCTATACAGTGACTGAAGTAGGATATTTCTCGCCATTTCCAAAGGCCTGTGACGTGCTTTCCTGCGGCTCGGTAGGTTATGTGGCAGCAAGCATCAAAAACGTGCAGGACTGCGAAGTCGGCGATACGATCACTACAGAGGAAAATGGAGCCAAGGAAAGCCTTCCAGGCTACCGCAAGGCGCTCCCTATGGTATTCTGCGGATTGTACCCGATCGAAAGCAAAGATTATGACAACTTGAAAGTGGCTCTGGAAAAACTGCAGCTTAACGATGCAGCTCTGGAATACGTTCCTGAAACGTCCCAGGCTTTGGGATTCGGTTTCCGCTGTGGCTTCCTCGGACTTCTTCATATGGACGTTGTCGAGGAAAGACTCGAACGTGAATACAATTTAAAACTGATTACAACAGCGCCTTCTGTTATTTACCATGTCCATAAGACAGACGGCACGATGATACCAGTCGACAACCCGGCTGAACTTCCGCCTATGACGAAAATTGATTTCATTGAGGAACCGATTGCCAAAGTGGAAATATTGGTACCGTCAGACATGATCGGCAATGTCATGGAACTGGTGCAGAACCGCCGCGGCGTATATCAGACCATGGAATATCTTGATGAAACAAGAGTCGATCTCCATTATAAAATTCCGCTTTCTGAAATCATCTTCGACTTCTTTGACAAACTGAAATCGAGCACAAAGGGATATGCATCTCTTGATTATCAGCTTTGCGGATACGAAAAGACAGATGCAGTCAAGCTTGATATCCTCCTGAACGGTGAACTGATCGATGCACTTTCCATTATCGTGCACCGCAGCAATGCAGCTTCGAGAGGCAGGACTCTGGCTCAGAAACTGAAGGAAATCATTCCGCGTCAGCAGTTTGAAGTGCCGATCCAGGCAGCGATTGGAAGCAAGATTGTAGCCAGGGAAACAATCAAGGCATACAAGAAGGACGTTCTTGCCAAGTGCTATGGCGGCGACGTCTCCCGTAAGAAGAAACTTCTGGAAAAGCAGAAGGAAGGCAAGAAGAGGATGAAGCAGGTCGGGAGCGTTGAAATCCCTCAGGAAGCTTTCATGGCGGTGCTCAAAGATGACTAA
- a CDS encoding DMT family transporter, which translates to MKLLAGSSSPMAIMMVVSAGVMWAGSGLGAQNVYEKSSINAMELTAFRMIMAGIILLGMTVWEGKFKSSMKAMNEHKLLWLDVLIYAVVGLMLMHYTYFEAIAYGDAPTATVILYSCPAMVVCYQAIREHHLPSETKMFTTFLAVFGTFLLVTGGNPATLNVSVICILLSLLNGVIYSFASIYPKHLFLKINCTFILGVGMILGGLVSWAFVPDMNLAAFFEPDIIVGVMWIVLFGTVAAFLLYNTGLMYLSPEQALITAASEPIASVLMSWAFFQMSFDMIQSLGIMMVVMAIIAPAYTGKHSPFLRVRKQGNTI; encoded by the coding sequence ATGAAGCTCTTAGCTGGTTCGTCTTCGCCAATGGCAATTATGATGGTTGTTTCCGCGGGTGTCATGTGGGCAGGAAGCGGTCTTGGCGCACAGAATGTTTATGAAAAGAGTTCCATCAATGCAATGGAACTGACAGCTTTCAGAATGATCATGGCAGGAATCATCCTTTTAGGGATGACCGTTTGGGAAGGAAAATTCAAAAGCAGCATGAAAGCGATGAATGAGCATAAGCTTTTGTGGCTGGATGTCCTGATTTATGCAGTTGTAGGACTGATGCTCATGCATTATACGTACTTTGAAGCAATTGCTTATGGGGATGCGCCTACTGCAACAGTTATCCTTTACAGTTGTCCGGCCATGGTTGTCTGCTATCAGGCAATCCGGGAGCATCATCTGCCGTCAGAGACTAAGATGTTTACCACATTTCTGGCTGTCTTTGGCACATTCCTTCTCGTGACCGGAGGAAATCCGGCGACACTGAATGTTTCGGTCATCTGCATACTGCTCTCGCTCTTGAATGGTGTTATATATTCCTTTGCGTCCATTTATCCGAAGCATCTTTTCCTCAAGATCAACTGTACATTTATCCTGGGCGTGGGGATGATTCTGGGCGGCCTTGTGTCCTGGGCATTTGTTCCGGATATGAATTTGGCAGCTTTTTTCGAGCCTGATATAATCGTAGGTGTCATGTGGATTGTCCTCTTCGGGACAGTAGCCGCATTTCTCCTTTATAATACGGGATTGATGTACCTTTCGCCCGAACAGGCCCTGATTACGGCAGCATCTGAGCCTATCGCTTCTGTCCTGATGTCATGGGCCTTCTTCCAGATGAGCTTTGATATGATACAGTCTCTGGGAATCATGATGGTTGTCATGGCAATCATTGCGCCTGCCTATACAGGAAAGCATTCACCATTCCTCAGAGTGAGGAAACAGGGGAATACCATATAA
- a CDS encoding EamA family transporter: protein MVPADCIWLGLASAVFFAVCAVYPKNLMAFSDGSFVLSIGMFCGAAAAFAADPVTDIGAFFHRDIIMDIFWIVICGTVVAFTCYNAGLRRLTETEASVTATVEPAISVIASYFLFSEMFNVFQAVGIILILAAIAAPGSEHMLKKRLGFQHK, encoded by the coding sequence ATGGTTCCTGCTGACTGCATCTGGCTGGGGCTTGCATCAGCTGTATTTTTTGCAGTATGCGCTGTGTATCCTAAAAACCTGATGGCTTTTTCCGATGGTTCTTTTGTTTTATCGATTGGCATGTTTTGTGGAGCTGCGGCTGCTTTTGCCGCAGACCCGGTTACCGATATAGGGGCATTTTTCCATAGGGATATCATCATGGATATCTTCTGGATCGTCATTTGCGGAACCGTAGTTGCCTTTACCTGCTATAATGCGGGTCTTCGCCGTCTTACTGAGACAGAGGCTTCCGTAACGGCTACCGTAGAGCCTGCTATATCGGTCATTGCTTCATATTTCCTGTTTAGTGAAATGTTTAATGTATTTCAGGCAGTTGGCATTATTCTTATTCTTGCTGCGATTGCAGCGCCTGGTTCTGAGCATATGTTAAAGAAAAGGTTAGGATTTCAGCATAAATGA